The following coding sequences lie in one Apium graveolens cultivar Ventura chromosome 1, ASM990537v1, whole genome shotgun sequence genomic window:
- the LOC141712053 gene encoding cyclin-dependent protein kinase inhibitor SMR6-like, which yields MGCSKKDEGVITESEAKKLVALTGITSRTPLKPIFTRQEIKKHEEEGEEEESLRSTTPKSEESRVLSKICPLAPMKRKTKPRCYYGAVREFFAAPPDFESLFIRRAEKA from the coding sequence ATGGGTTGCTCCAAGAAGGATGAAGGGGTGATCACTGAATCCGAAGCCAAGAAACTAGTGGCATTAACCGGAATCACATCGCGTACTCCTTTAAAGCCAATATTTACGAGACAAGAAATCAAGAAACATGAAGaggaaggagaagaagaagaaagttTGAGAAGTACAACTCCTAAATCCGAGGAATCAAGAGTTTTAAGTAAAATTTGTCCACTAGCTCCAATGAAGCGAAAGACTAAACCTAGATGTTATTATGGTGCTGTTAGAGAATTCTTTGCAGCTCCACCAGACTTTGAATCTTTATTTATACGTCGTGCTGAGAAGGCCTAG
- the LOC141672031 gene encoding glutamate--glyoxylate aminotransferase 2, with amino-acid sequence MAALDYETINENVKKAQYAVRGELYLRASELQNEGKKIIFTNVGNPHALGQKPLTFPRQVVALCQAPFLLDDPNVGLVFPADTIARAKHYLGLTSGGLGAYSDSRGLPGIRKEVAEFIEKRDGYPSDPELIFLTDGASKGVMQILQTIIRGQGDGILVPVPQYPLYSAAITLFGGSLVPYYLEETANWGLDIQNLRESVAESRARGITVRAMVIINPGNPTGQCLSVANLQEILRFCNQEKLVLLGDEVYQQNVYQDERPFISSRKVLMDMGQPISKQVQLVSFHTVSKGYWGECGQRGGYFEMTNIPPQTVDEIYKVASISLSPNVPGQIFMGVMVNPPKPGDISYDQFIRESKGILGSLRKRAQIMTDGFNSCRNVVCNFTEGAMYSFPQVRLPPKAIETAQKAGKVPDVFYCLKLLEATGISTVPGSGFGQKDGVFHLRTTILPAEEDMPAIMSSFKKFNDEFMEQYEDNRGYSRM; translated from the exons ATGGCAGCTTTGGATTATGAGACCATCAATGAAAATGTGAAAAAGGCTCAGTATGCTGTTAGAGGTGAGCTGTATCTTCGAGCTTCCGAGCTTCAGAATGAAGGAAAAAAG ATTATCTTTACAAATGTGGGGAATCCTCATGCCCTTGGACAAAAGCCTCTTACTTTTCCTCGCCAG GTTGTTGCTCTGTGTCAAGCACCATTTCTACTTGATGATCCTAATGTTGGACTTGTATTCCCTGCTGATACCATTGCAAGAGCCAAACATTATTTAGGACTCACCTCTGGTGGTCTAG GTGCATACAGTGACTCACGCGGTCTTCCGGGAATACGGAAAGAAGTGGCGGAATTCATTGAGAAGCGTGATGGATATCCAAG TGATCCAGAACTTATATTTCTCACGGATGGTGCCAGCAAAGGAGTAATGCAGATCTTGCAGACTATAATCCGAGGTCAAGGAGACGGG ATTTTAGTTCCTGTTCCGCAGTATCCTCTATATTCAGCTGCCATTACTTTATTTGGTGGTTCTCTTGTTCCATATTACCTGGAAGAGACAGCTAACTGGGGTCTTGATATCCAAAACCTTCGCGAGTCTGTAGCAGAATCTCGTGCTAGAGGAATAACT GTTCGCGCTATGGTGATTATAAACCCTGGAAATCCTACTGGACAGTGTCTTAGTGTAGCCAATCTGCAAGAAATATTGAGGTTCTGTAACCAAGAGAAACTTGTCCTGCTTGGGGATGAAGTTTATCAACAGAACGTTTACCAAGATGAACGTCCATTTATTAGTTCAAGAAAG GTTTTGATGGACATGGGCCAACCAATAAGCAAGCAGGTCCAACTTGTTTCCTTCCATACTGTGTCCAAAGGCTACTGGGGTGAATGTGGACAACGAGGAGGGTACTTTGAGATGACTAACATTCCTCCACAG ACGGTTGATGAAATTTACAAGGTTGCATCAATATCGCTCAGTCCCAACGTCCCTGGCCAGATATTC ATGGGTGTGATGGTTAACCCTCCTAAACCTGGAGACATCTCATATGATCAGTTTATCAGAGAAAG CAAAGGCATTCTTGGTTCATTGAGGAAGAGAGCACAAATAATGACCGATGGATTTAACAGCTGCAGAAATGTAGTATGCAATTTCACTGAAG GTGCCATGTATTCCTTCCCACAAGTACGTTTACCTCCAAAAGCAATCGAGACTGCACAAAAAGCTGGCAAAGTTCCCGATGTTTTCTACTGTCTCAAGTTGTTAGAGGCCACCGGTATCTCCACAGTCCCAGGCTCAGGATTTGGACAAAAGGATGG GGTGTTTCATCTGAGGACAACCATCTTGCCCGCTGAAGAGGACATGCCTGCTATTATGTCCAGTTTCAAGAAGTTCAATGATGAGTTCATGGAGCAATATGAAGACAACAGAGGCTATTCAAGGATGTAA